The following is a genomic window from Phaseolus vulgaris cultivar G19833 chromosome 6, P. vulgaris v2.0, whole genome shotgun sequence.
accaatgccgccagaggatcatcaatggagactattttcttctttcccagAGGCAAatttgtcttaggttcctgctactcatcaaaacaaaaaatacttaaattagttagaatgtaATACATCATAATTGTATTAGTATTAGTGCAAATATATACCATAGAGTCTATAGGTCTGACGAGATGTCTAGGCCAGGCAACGAAAGTATGTAATGCCTCTGCCACAATTGTCACCTCTGATGTCGGCACAGGAACTGCAAGATCACcataaaggaccttctccaccgtGACCTTCATCAAATTAGAAGAAAGAGGCACATTGTGTAACATTGTGACCCCTTCATAACACTTACCCAAGGCAACGAATCGGGTTGAGGAATTACACTCAACATATAATTCGCATTggctagttgagccaaagtcatcCCCTGATAGATCAATTGCCGAACAACTCCCTTTAGTGCTGACTTTCTTAATAGGAGGCGGAGGTGGTTCATCTTCTACCATAGTAGGTGGTTGTTGTGAGTGTCCTAAACCCTCCAACCGCTTTTTGAACTCCATTTCCATTCGCGCACTAAACTCCTCCATGAAGCTTTCTTTAAGCTCTTGAGTTACCTCAGCCTTTAACTGCTCACGTAGTTGTAGTAAATACTCTTGGCTAGGTTCATTGGACAATTGTTCCTTGCTGTGTGATGGAGGTCCAAAGTATGACCGAATCCCAACCCCATATCCAGCTACACGAACACGTCCAGGGTGTTCAGGTCGTCCGAgagcaacattaagaatatcattgcaACCACATGGTTTAAAAGTCCCTTGTGTTGATTGCTCATTAAGAGAatcctaaaacaaatgaaaagaaattgacaaacttcaacacattgaatttaaaataacacatagaatttaaaataacacattgaaaagaaattgtcaaacttaCAATGCGTTCAACTGTTTCTTCTGTAGACTTAGAACTCCATGTCCCTAATGTGTTTATACGGGCACCCTTCCACATCTCATGTCGGAGTGGTGGGGATGGAGGTCTTAAAGAATCTACACTATTCATTTCCTCAATGGAAGTAGAAcgtgctttaatcttttcttcaagcATCCTCTGCTCTAGCAACTTATAACCACCACGAGACAATAGGTGTGGGGTATCATTATGTGCCTGATTGGCTTTTGCTTTGTTTCGAACCTCCTATCATAACACTCAAAATTTAGTAATacgttaatataaactatattcaaatataaaagtgatacTAACCTGCCATTTTTCAGTTTGTCGAATATTGACAAACTGCTgccaagtttcttcatcaatggatgcatattttgcacaaggattttcttctttccttttcccatatatataatctgttgtcaattttgatttaaacTGACGAAACTTGACACCCACATCTGAAAGAACCTTCGCTTTCAAGGTTTCCACATTCGGGATGTTGTAATGTGTCTACATTGTTTGAAAGAATTAgttcataaacaaaaacaaagtataaaagaactttagatttagcaaagtaaaaacagttacataccagaatatcttgccaaatcatGTTTTTCTCGTGGTCAGTCACGTGATCCCAAGACTGAGTTAAGATAGAGATCCTTTCACGAGAAAGTACTCCGAGATAACTCCTATATTTCTTTGCATGTTGCCCAGTGGGCACACCAGTGTGGATATCAATAGACAAAGGTATTTTGTCATCTTTAGTTATCTTCTTAAACATATTCTTCAATCTTGTAGGTCCTCTACCAGTTTTTGAATGGGAAACTTTATCATCTGCCATGTTCCTgttatcaaaaaaatataataagcatcaagaatatgaaatataataaaaatgaaatatattgtaaaactaaacatgaatcacatgtacatacaaatatatattccttcatcatgatcatttcgagttgcatgtacaacatcagcaacatcctcgtactctttattgatggtcgttcttgtaagtgattcaatctcacaaatgtcattgtttgtatcttctgggtcattatgttgtttttttccatGTAGCACAACAGACCAGTGGTCAGACGTAGGATcttggatatagaaaacttgggaagcttgatgtgccattataaatggttcgtcatgataacctatctttcgaaagtcaaccaaagtcattcctgattcatcaactttgacaccagtcttattgtcaacccacttgcatttgaaaacaggtacagtaaacttggtataattaacttcccaaatctctactatgacaccataataaggcattgatcccacaacaggattttgatcctttgcagttgaaaactgcatagactctgcctccaaggtgactccgctattttgcactgtactcctatcatctcgagactttgtgtaaaacaaacaaccatttacttcatagccagaacaacataaaacatcaaatttgagaccgtttgcaagccatgttaatgtttcagatgctgatggatcattcattatttgttgcttaaaccatgacatgaaagttttgttatgctcaattaacacccatttttctgattgtcttggatttttatatttgacaatgtctttgtgtgtatctaagtatggtaacacctcatcagtgttattcaagatatacaagtgtgcttgcagaacctcttctctagatttgcttatgacatgtacacctcttgaagatttacttatgaatctacgagagtgccaagctttttcaggaactcctatacatttggcttttgacatgtactcggaacaaaactcaatagattcttctgaaatgtatctttcaataatggaagcttctggacgacattgattcttcacatatcccttcaaaatcttcatgtatcgttcaactagatacatccatcgcatataaactggcccacacaatctgatttctcttacaagatgaacaaccaagtgtaccataatatcaaaaaaagatggaggaaaaaacatctcgagttgacacaagataacaattatttcttcttcaagttcatccaacttctgagagtcaatctctttactacatatggaattgaaaaatgaacatagtcgagtgattgtatgcctaacatttttGGGCAAGATTCCACGAATAGCCACTGGTAATAATTGTTGCATTAGAACGTGACAATCATGTGACTTTAAGCCAATTAGTTTCAAAGCATTCATAGATAcaagactcttcacatttgaagagtagccttgtggtaccttaacacctttaagacattcacaaaaacttgttttctctttctttgacaaagtgtaacacgctgcaggcaagtatgtacgtttaccaacttctctcggtgccaattcctctcgtatattcatttcaatcaaatccagacgtgcattcacaccatcctttgttttgcctttaatgttcagaagtgttcctattagactgtcacacacattcttctctacGTGCATTACATCTAGACAGTGTCTAACATCCAACTTACACCAATACGGAAGATCAAAAAAGATTGATCTCTTTTTCCATATTTCACTCAccgtttgcttcttcttcatttttccaaaagtcacattaacatttttgattttttcataaatttcaacaccacttaagggagtgggacaaatgtcatgttcttggtatccgttaaaagcttttttcaatCGACGATACGGatgatatttctttagaaatctacgatgcccaagatacacggtttttcttccatgtttcaactgctcataagatgtcttgtcttgacatattggacatgctctatggcctttcacactataacctgacaagttcccatatgcagggaagtcattgatagtacaaaacaacatcgcatgcaatcggaaagattcatttttaaacgcgtcaaacacatcaaccccttcattccacaataatttcaaatcttcaatcaatggattaagataaacatctatgtcatttccaggttgttttggaccagagatcatcatagataacatcatgtatttgcgcttcatacacaacgcaggaggtaagttgtaaatcactaacaaaacgggccatgaactatgattactacttaaatttccaaagggattcattccatcagttgccaatccaagtcttaagtttcttgattcttttccaaattcaggaaattctttatcaatattcttccactgcAAAGAATCAGCAGAATGACGAAGTAAtccatcacattttctattatctgcatgccacctaaggtttttagcgtcatctgcatttgcaaacaaacgcttaagccttggaattatcggaagataccaaacaaccttagcaggaggaccttcctttgtcaattcatcaatttcatcattctgacCAACCTTAACCTTATAGCGTGACAAACCACACCTGggacatcttcttaaatcttcatactcatttctgtataaaatacaatcgttaggacatgaatgtatttttctatactccatacccattggacaaagtatttttttcgcctcataatttcgattgggcaaggtatttccttctggaagcatgtccttaagcaattgaagcaattctgtaaaacttttgtcggtccatccattcattgccttcaaattcatcaactttaacactgctgataatcgtgtgaagttagttgaaccaggatacaaaggagtctctgcatcattagacatattttcaaaaactacaTTAGCAAATGATTCTGCTCCCACgtcacgaatcatgtcttctaaTCTATCATCCATTGAGAAATGAACTTCCTCCGAACCTCCGTGCACACTTGGCaagtctaacaattcaccatgccacgtccatgttgtataacttttcaaaaatccatcacacaaaagatgttctctaatttcagaaacactcaatatccttccatttaaACAATTGATACAAGGGCACCTTATCCTTACTCCATTCTTATAACTAACGGCATTATGTTCTGCGAATTGTATGAACTCTTCCACCCCTTTTTCGTAAGTATCACTTATTCGTGATGTATTAATCCAACTCCGATCCATAGAACTGCTAAACTAAGAACCAATACTTTCAATATGTaatcatgaaaaaataaaacaaaagtgtcgaaggtcggacacctccggactcagaaccagtgcgttcaatatgtcaaaacaatatataatgactgaaaattgccgaaggtcggacacctccggactcagaaccaATGCGTTTAATATGTCAAAACAGTATATAATGACTGAAAATTGCCGAAGGTCGaacacctccggactcagaaccaATGCATTCAATATAAACAATTAATATCAAACTCAAAACGAATACTTTCAAAATATAGGtgataataaataagaatacaCTAACCTCAAATGGATGGACGGTCACGTAGGCGTGAACGGCGGTCGCAGGCGCAACGGCAGGGGCGCGGCGGCAGAGGCGCGAGTTCGCGGAAGTAGAGCCGCGGTCGCGGTGGCAGAGGCGCGGATTCGCGGCGGCAGAGGCGCGGGTTCGCGGTGGCAGAAGCGCGGATTCGCGGTCGGCGCGGGCACGGGGTTCGCAGCGCGTAGCAGAGTTCGCGCGGGGGCGGCGCGGTGCGGTTCAGGTTTCGCGGCACGGCGCGGGGTTCGCGGTCGTGGGCGCGGCACAGGGTTCGCGGGCGCGGGCGCGGTGCGGGGTTCGCGGGCGCGGGCACGGTCGGGGTTCGCGGGCGCGGTCGCGGTCGGGGTTCGCAGCGCGGTCGGGGTTCGCGGGCGCGGGCGCGGTCGGGGTTCGCGGGCGCGGGCGCGGTCGCGAGTTCGTAGTTTGCGTCGGGCGGCAGAGGCCCGGTAGCGACGCGATTTAGGGTTCACGGTGGGGGCGCGGTCAGAGGACACGGCGCGGTCGACGGTGGGTCACGGCGCGATTGGGTCGCAGTTGGCGCGGGAATAGAGCTCCTTGAACGGAAGTGAGAAAGAAGTAATTTTCTGAAAGTGGGAGCGtgaattttcaattttgaaaCAGACTTTTAACGACGATTCTGCGGTGAACCGTCGTTATAACCCATATGCACTccacttttaacgacggttctgggGAACCGTCGTTAAATCTCACCCGCGCTACTTTTAACGACAGTTCTAGGgtgaaccgtcgttaaaagtccAAAAAAATTTCGAAAAAATTACAGCATTGCCACCGCCTAGTTTTTAACGATGGTTGTCTCCAAACCGTCTTTGAAAGGTGTCGTTATTGAagaattttgtactagtgtatGTACTCATACGCTATATGATCTAACCTTAGTTCAATTAGAGAGTCTCTTACACAAATCTTATGTTTAACCTTTGTATCTATATAGTCAACTAGAGTCTCTTACACAAATCTTATGTTCAACCTTCAAATGTATCTACATAGTCAACTAGACGAACTTGAAACCATAGACAAATCATAACTACTTATGAACCCAAAACGACTCACAAGCTTAAAATTATTAACAAACACAAACCACTCCATAACTACCACCACTAACTAAACACACAAATCCCTTACAAATTTACTAAGTTTACAacccaaaaataaaaaaaccttAATATCAATCTTTATTTCAACCAAAATATTTACCTTTCTTAGAACGAACAACACATCTTCTATGATTTTGTTGGTATGAACAATGTGTCTTTTATGATTTTGTTGCCCCAGACGTCTCAACTAACCGTTCTTTGAatatttgacaaaaaaaaaccCACCAACAAACAAATCACCCACACACAAAGGAACAAACCCAAAGACAACtaaaaagggaagaaagagaatgaacaaaaaaatacaaaatcagaaccatagaaaaagagagaaaacaaaATCACTACAAAGgaaaagagagaaaacaaaACACAAGAATGAAAAAATTAGTAAACAAAATCACTTctctctaaataaaaaataccacGCCCCAcactatattataataaattattaaaattgtcaCGTTGTAACGTTTTCGGCCCCATCAACGTTATCAAATGAAAGTGGTTTTCAAACACCGTCAACTTATTGGGACCGTTTAAGATTGTTTAGCCAAAGACCAAAAAGTGACTTTCTCTTTTATAAAGTTTACTGCAACATAGATATTACTGCACCTTCAACCACAGAAAATTTACAGTTTGATATTTTGGCAAAAAGCATAAGAATCTTTTGAGCCATTTTCTGTGCTAACACACTAGACAAAACCCACAACGGCTATGCGCTATCAACCAATTACAGGGTCAATATAATCACAACAAAACAGCACCATTGTGAACAGTAAGAAAATGCCTTCTTACGTTCTTCTAACACTAGGTTCACATGActcaaacaaaacaaacaagacaGCATGTCCAAACTTCAGGAGGGAGAAAGTAAGAATGTCTTCAGGTGTTTGATTTTTTTGAGACAAACTTGTGCCCTCTCAAGAACCAGATCCACCCTATCTTTCCTCTTGTTCTTCCTGCTTGAAGACTGCTTTATTACGTCACTCTTGGGAGTTTCAAGCTCAGAACTTCCACTAATCTCCCCCTCCATCACTACTCTCTCTGCCAAACCAAGTTCTACACCACAGTTACTCCTTTGCCCCTCCAAGCTGGTGGATTCTGTTTCACATCAAATACAAAATATCTCAAAAACCACACACACAAACACACACATAACatacaaaagaagaagaaaaaccttcAGTATCAAAGAAAAGGTGAGTGTTGATGTGATTGTTTTCTACAAGAAGTTCAGAATCCAGGTGCTTGTCCTGGAGTTGACAGATGAAGGACTTTAGCTCATGTTTTAGATGCTCATGCTGGTTGGGATATTGGGCTTCAAGCAGCTCCAACTCTTCCTTTGCCAGTTCTTCCATCATCATGCTTTCTTTCCCCTCATTCCAAACCACCATTTCATGGTTTTTCCTTGTCAGCTTCATTCCACCATTTCCTaagctctctctctctctctcttcttacTCAGACTCTGCCACTCCCTGGCGACTCTGTGGCATTGATATAATATATATCACTGAGGTGATGGGATAAAGTATACttatttatctttataatttatttggCTAAATTCCATCGTTATCTATTGTATTAAGTTCGtgcaaaataaaattgatgttAAGTTcatttcatctttttttttgcCAAAATTTAAATTCAGTATTTCACAATACACAGCATAAGATTTTTTACAGAACTCCTATAGTTATAAATAATGTATTGTTAATATATAGTTGAACAAactttatctttaaaatttctatacttaaaaataataatttatgcatatatattatttataatctgTATTGCTCCTGTATATTTAAAAGGTATACActaatttttaaagataatattgttaaaaataaaataattaaataatacgTCTACTTAAGATGTACaccttataaaattaaataattagttaatacaatattattattcttttatcaTTCATACTTTTTTATCTTTCACCAAGTGATTATTAACTAGTTTAAACATATTATTataacttaaaaattataaattataaaaattttgtttaaattaagaaatttattatttttttaaaagaaaatattgagtgagagatttttgttttgtttaaattgagaaaatgaaaaagaaagaaaagataataGAAAGTAAAAGAAAAGTTTACTGCAAATCTATGATTGATTTGATaggtataaataaattaaaaaatataaataatatatttataaaatgattaaattaattttttatatcaattaatttaaatttatttatttatattatttatttgggTTTAGGGtattatgtattattttctttttcgaATCTCTTTAAAtgtatgaagaaaataaaatgataaaagtatataatttttcatatttttaaatatttttttaatatttttttgttgtataTTAGATCCAAATAAgttactaaaaataaaaggtgGGAGAAAAAGGTGGGAGGATGCAGTAGTAATCGAAAAGGCAGAAAAGGAGGGAAAAAGGTTGGGTTTTTGGAAGTTGAAATTTATGTCGGCTTCTGTTAGACTTCCAAAGTTAATACGTTTATTTATTCAATCAATTTGTTTGGTGGGGATATCAAAAGTTTATCTGTACCCTGTGCCACAACAAAAATCACCTAACATCAACTATAAAAATTGTGTCTCTtataagtataaataaataactctGTCCTTTCATTCAAAGGGAATGTTCTAAATAATTCTCTAATGCCCCCTCCATAATCCTTTTTTGTCTTACTTCATTCATTGTGGAtatcatcaaatacaacattttaattttctatGTCAATGCTTTCACCCTCCTCAAAATTAAGTAATCCCTTTCTTTTAAttgttagaattttaaaaaaatatatattcatcaATATTTTCTAATGTTCAAGATAacactttttaattaaaattttgacatttattttattttttacaatttatttttccGTAAAACCTTTGTCCttcaataaaataatgaaaacgtTACTATTTATCTGCACTAAATTTGTCTGAAAGTGATCTTTTAACATATGTTTTCTAGTCATTGTGACACACAAAAGCCACTAGAAAAACATTTTGTTGGAtacttttgaatattgtttttaattattttttaatatgcttCTTTAGTGATAATCGAAAGTGGCATTctcataaaaacatttttttattcttggCACCCCAATACAAATTTGGACTCCGTGTTTTGGAGCCATATGTTGCGGCCATTAGGGTACCTCTCAAACTCTTTGAGGAAGCTCTCTCAACATGTGTAATTGTTAATTATATGAacttgcataattttttttattttaataaacataattataattagGAAACTTAACATATGGTAGGTGACTCTAATATCCAACAGTCATTTATCATAGACCTCAACATTGAAGATCGACATCAGGCCTCGCCAGTTGAGGGAGAGATCGGATGTCGACTGTCTGAACAGTTATATTGGGTCACGTAAAGTGGGTCCCATAATTACACAGTTATCAATTGAAAACATCATATATGAGGAAAGCCTAAGTCACAAGGGATCCATGCAACTGGTGTGTATAGCACATTAAGGCGCGACACGAGTAAATAGCTCTTGGAAGcactaaggcccattagggttagggtttcgaaagaaagttgcatgcatggcacgtgaatacttagggcacccgtgGAACATATGGCCTCAGAGatttggtgcacaagttggtacctagGCGACCATtatgttagtcgttgcactccagttaagggaagttccatgtgccagattacgctaagattatgtaatagcggcgcaaggacattctccaaggaactaGACATAGGTAAGGGAAccaaggtaaaccctagtttcaacctatataaagggtgctaagaaccctagcaaggtacacagtttctaagactgaaactactttatacacttggtgtttctttgcccttatactgacttgagcgtcgaagtgcaaacggccgtcaaggcgccctttgtctttgcaggtgagagattcttcaacCAAGGAAGTTCGATTCTCGGGCGGAGATAAGAGGGTCAAAGGCTGCCGTTCGAGTTAACCGGCAAAGcgagtcaaccggcgggaacatttggcgcccaccgtggggcccaaTAAAACAAGGTCCCACTCGCAATCGTGTTAAGAGTTTTTTACCAGCGATATGaggagtacgaggcaaggatctgTTGTGGCTACAAGTGTCGTGCCCCCCTGGAGGAGACAAcgtcaccatgcaacaactcatggagaccatgcGCGCCCTCCAAGAGGCGGTAGCGGCATCTAGGGTTGAAATAGCGGCATCACAGGCAGATAATGAAGAACTGTGCAAAACCAATGAGAAACTGCGCAGAGATTTGCAACAAGCAGGCGAGCGTGCGATGGATGAGCGTGCCCCACCCATACCACTCAGGGCACGTCCCATGCCCTTCTCGCAAGCGATTATGGATACCGCGTTGCCAGTCATGTCTCTGGGCCCGAAAGTCACCTTCACAGGCGTAGAGGACCTAGAGGCTCACCTcacggcattccacacccagatgatgctaaCAGGGGGGTCTAACGATGTGTACTGCAAGTTGCTAATGAGCACGTTTACAGGCACGACGTTGGAATGGTTCGTTAGTCTCCCTAACGGACACATCACTACCTTCGACCAGTTCGCGATGTTGTTCAGAGAACAGTACCTCGTTAATAGGGCACCCACTCGAATCTTATGATGTCTTTGACATAAACCAGTACTAGGGAGAATCCTTAAAGGAGTTCTTGAACAGGTTTGGAGTCCAGGTAGTGCGGTTGAAACCTACAGATGAGGCAATGGCAATGCACGCCTTCGTCAAGGGAATGCTGTCAGGACCCTTCAGTGAATCACTACTCTAGTTCTACCCAAAGACATTCAGCGAGATCAGGCGTCAGGCTTTGGCGCACATCACTGCGGATGATCGAGTCACAGAGAAACGTGCCCTCGTCGGTCCTGTTCAACCTCGAGTAGCAGGTCGACCTCAGCCCATGAGGGTACACGAGGCAACCATAGAGAAGAAGGGCATGGGGAAGTACCAACCCTACGAGAAGCCCCAGACGAGAACGCGCATAACATTCGTGGAGAGCTCAAGGAGCTAATAATTATCCCTAACATAGCGGCAAGATTGAGGATGCCCCTTAAGACTGACAGAAAGATGGGGCCCAATAAGAACGCTTGGTGTGAATTCCACCAAACATACGGCCACCCCATACGCAACTGCTTGGCCCTGTCCCACCAATTGGACGAGCTAGTAAAAAGCGGCttcttgaaggactacctcCAGGAGCCGCAGGAAGATCAGGCGTTGGTGGCCGCAGGGATAGATCAGGGGCATGAGGTGCCCATTCATGGTGAAATCAACACCATTTCTAGAGGATTCTCAGAAGGAGAATGCACCGCCTCCCAGcagaagaagtacgcgcgagaGGTGATGGAGTAGAGGGGCAAGTGGCAAATAATACTCCAGATgtcgacctcgtcttcaccaaggctGATCGCTAGGAcgttgtcccacacgacaacgaTCCGGTGGTGATTTCGGTAGTAACAGCAGGAAGGAGGGTGCATCGCATcctcgtggaccagggaagttcgACCGATGTAACCTTCAACAAGTCACAGTTGTCTCCAGACCTGTTGAGGCCTTACACcgggtgcttgtatggttttgcTGGAGACCAGGTGGAAGTGCGTGGACACATAGAACTAAGAACGACCTTCACGGATGGAACAACCTCACGTACTGTAAACATCTGGTACCTCGTTGTTAACGCTCCATCAGCCTATAATATACTTTTGGGCAGACCTGCTTTAAACAGGATTGGAGCGGTGGCCTctacgaggcacatgaagatgaagttgccttcccttgagggtacagtgatcaccatcaagtttGATCAGAAAGAGGCTAAGAAgtgctacgagaatagcctcaagacaaAGAGATAAGTGTTCGTTGTTACCACTCAGCCTCCAAGGGAAGAAGGGGTCGCCCGTGCAGAGATCGCTCGGAAGAGAAGGCTCGAACCTGCCAAAGATGTGTTGTAAAGGGAGATCGGTGGGAAGTTGTTCAAGCTTGGAAAATCCTTAGGCCAAGAGACACATGATCATATTGCCTAAGTCATAGCACGACACCttgatgcttttgcatggtatGCTTCTGACATGCCTGGCATAGATCTTGACTTCCTGTGTCatcgtctcaccatggacccccagGTTCGACCTGTTCTCCAGAGAAGgcgaaagttcaacgaagagaggcgtcAGTTCCTCAGAGAAGAGACGGAGAAACTGTTGaaggctggccacatcagggagattcaataccctgaatgGCTAACGAACATGGTACTAGTGAAGAAAGCCAATGagaaatggaggatgtgcgtcgacttcacagacctcaACAAGGCTTGCTCGAAGGACTCCTACCCATTGCCCAGTATTGACGCTTTGGTGGACAGTGCGTCCGGTTGCAGactactcagcttcttgaatgctttttctggttacaaccagatcataatgcaccccagggacgaatgcaagacaaCATTCATGATAGAGTTGTcttgttactgttataaggtgatgccctttggtcTTAAGAATGCAGGGGCGAtgtaccaaaggttgatggacagAGTGTTAGTGCCCATGCTAGGGCAGAATGTCCAAGtgtatgtagatgacatggtggtcacctcccagcaAAGGGAGCAACACGTAGCGGACCTGGAGGAGCTCTTCACCACAATAGTCAAGTACAGGTTGAAGCTAAACCCAAAGAAGTGTGTGTTCGAGGTAGAGGCAGGcaagttcttggggttcctaCTCACAGAGCGTGGAATAGAGGCGAATCCTAAGAAGTGCGCTGCGATAATAGCAATGAGGAGCCTGATCTCAgttaaggaggtgcagcagttgacGGGGCGCATGGCCGCTCTGTTCAGATTCGTATCTGCAGGAGGAGATAAGGGGCAtccttatttccagtgcctAAAGAGAAATAGCAGGTTCGTATGGACCAGGGAATGCGAAGAGGCGTTCTTAAAGTTGAAAGAGTACCTAGCCAGTCCAccagtgttgtgcaagccacaaCTGGTATTCCACTTCGTCTATATTCGTGGTTACAGAAAAGGCGATCAGTTCGATTCTGCTGCAACAACAGGACCAAGTGCAG
Proteins encoded in this region:
- the LOC137833330 gene encoding uncharacterized protein — protein: MDRSWINTSRISDTYEKGVEEFIQFAEHNAVSYKNGVRIRCPCINCLNGRILSVSEIREHLLCDGFLKSYTTWTWHGELLDLPSVHGGSEEVHFSMDDRLEDMIRDVGAESFANVVFENMSNDAETPLYPGSTNSKVVWYLPIIPRLKRLFANADDAKNLRWHADNRKCDGLLRHSADSLQWKNIDKEFPEFGKESRNLRLGLATDGMNPFGNLSSNHSSWPVLLVIYNLPPALCMKRKYMMLSMMISGPKQPGNDIDVYLNPLIEDLKLLWNEGVDVFDAFKNESFRLHAMLFCTINDFPAYGNLSGYSVKGHRACPICQDKTSYEQLKHGRKTVYLGHRRFLKKYHPYRRLKKAFNGYQEHDICPTPLSGVEIYEKIKNVNVTFGKMKKKQTVSEIWKKRSIFFDLPYWCKLDVRHCLDVMHVEKNVCDSLIGTLLNIKGKTKDGVNARLDLIEMNIREELAPREVGKRTYLPAACYTLSKKEKTSFCECLKGVKVPQGYSSNVKSLVSMNALKLIGLKSHDCHVLMQQLLPVAIRGILPKNVRHTITRLCSFFNSICSKEIDSQKLDELEEEIIVILCQLEMFFPPSFFDIMVHLVVHLVREIRLCGPVYMRWMYLVERYMKILKGYVKNQCRPEASIIERYISEESIEFCSEYMSKAKCIGVPEKAWHSRRFISKSSRGVHVISKSREEVLQAHLYILNNTDEVLPYLDTHKDIVKYKNPRQSEKWVLIEHNKTFMSWFKQQIMNDPSASETLTWLANGLKFDVLCCSGYEVNGCLFYTKSRDDRSTVQNSGVTLEAESMQFSTAKDQNPVVGSMPYYGVIVEIWEVNYTKFTVPVFKCKWVDNKTGVKVDESGMTLVDFRKIGYHDEPFIMAHQASQVFYIQDPTSDHWSVVLHGKKQHNDPEDTNNDICEIESLTRTTINKEYEDVADVVHATRNDHDEGIYICMYYLGVLSRERISILTQSWDHVTDHEKNMIWQDILTHYNIPNVETLKAKVLSDVGVKFRQFKSKLTTDYIYGKRKEENPCAKYASIDEETWQQFVNIRQTEKWQEVRNKAKANQAHNDTPHLLSRGGYKLLEQRMLEEKIKARSTSIEEMNSVDSLRPPSPPLRHEMWKGARINTLGTWSSKSTEETVERIDSLNEQSTQGTFKPCGCNDILNVALGRPEHPGRVRVAGYGVGIRSYFGPPSHSKEQLSNEPSQEYLLQLREQLKAEVTQELKESFMEEFSARMEMEFKKRLEGLGHSQQPPTMVEDEPPPPPIKKVSTKGSCSAIDLSGDDFGSTSQCELYVECNSSTRFVALGKCYEGVTMLHNVPLSSNLMKVTVEKVLYGDLAVPVPTSEVTIVAEALHTFVAWPRHLVRPIDSMQEPKTNLPLGKKKIVSIDDPLAALVEVATALDTTVLEVPWDANVFGRHSNLPLYVHMSDLLDLASGDQEINITVLQLWMMYLSGLCFDEGKHNIYGFLDPQITQSIGNKKSETQTYITTALKNGGKHIYFAPYIHERHWQLLIISVQDHTAAWFCSLHKKPPAYFKNIIDSAYSGYNMLCGRRTSNAQKLTWMYLKVFKVYLFT